A region from the Mustela erminea isolate mMusErm1 chromosome 10, mMusErm1.Pri, whole genome shotgun sequence genome encodes:
- the LOC116566852 gene encoding uncharacterized protein LOC116566852 isoform X1, with product MRSGSTHGGAIRGLPELFQLPDWVPSPGSPRHVPAPRSKGLEVVSGVEGEGAAGQAKPGARPKICPRGSLQRPLPSLGWPQFTRLPAHPCRPPGTGCLSPILRAAQCTELGSGQTQEGGFRVSAKLYRPCTAGLKGGWAKEVGGGGGALGDTEPHTRKTASRVKTQLHSRPMSPARSFGACKTCTLSPGSKRDMEAHGRPPGERPLPSLQESGACLVVSVLPTEVGLKVHGPEEETGNQRTELGFEPTWERSQVVRAQRLGNPDRRRTASVPGLLGRSSRARPPRSEPAMAPPAVRAAKEVACAGQGRGCRAGAQLAGSPPQPDGWQQRGTSLRQGELAAEALLLGGSLQGCVW from the coding sequence ATGAGGAGTGGAAGCACCCATGGGGGTGCCATCAGAGGGCTCCCGGAGCTGTTCCAGCTGCCTGACTGGGTCCCCTCCCCAGGAAGCCCAAGGCACGTCCCAGCTCCACGAAGCAAAGGCCTGGAGGTGGTGTCCGGGGTTGAGGGGGAGGGAGCTGCGGGCCAAGCCAAGCCAGGAGCGAGGCCCAAAATCTGCCCTCGGGGCTCTCTCCAaaggcctctcccctccctgggctgGCCACAGTTCACCAGGCTACCCGCCCACCCCTGTCGCCCTCCTGGGACTGGGTGTCTGTCCCCCATACTAAGGGCAGCACAATGCACGGAGCTGGGGTCAGGCCAAACCCAGGAAGGAGGCTTCCGTGTCAGCGCGAAGCTGTACCGCCCCTGCACAGCTGGGCTCAAGGGTGGGTGGGccaaggaggtggggggaggcgggggggcgTTAGGGGACACGGAGCCGCACACAAGGAAAACAGCGAGCAGGGTAAAAACCCAGCTACACAGCAGACCAATGTCCCCGGCCCGTTCATTCGGAGCCTGTAAAACCTGCACATTGTCACCTGGGTCGAAAAGGGACATGGAAGCCCATGGTCGCCCTCCTGGGGAGAGACCTCTGCCCTCACTCCAGGAAAGCGGGGCCTGCCTGGTCGTTTCGGTTCTCCCCACAGAGGTGGGATTAAAAGTCCACGGCCCAGAGGAGGAGACTGGGAATCAGCGAACAGAACTTGGATTTGAACCCACATGGGAGAGAAGTCAGGTAGTCAGAGCGCAGCGTCTTGGAAATCCCGACAGGAGGCGGACGGCCAGCGTGCCGGGCCTCCTAGGCAGGAGCAGCCGAGCCAGGCCTCCCCGGTCTGAGCCTGCCATGGCTCCCCCGGCTGTCAGGGCTGCCAAGGAGGTGGCCTGcgcggggcaggggagggggtgccgAGCTGGGGCACAGCTGGCGggctccccaccccaaccagaCGGCTGGCAACAGAGAGGCACAAGTCTCAGGCAGGGGGAGCTGGCAGCAGAGGCTCTGCTTTTGGGGGGGTCCCTCCAGGGCTGTGTCTGGTGA
- the LOC116566852 gene encoding uncharacterized protein LOC116566852 isoform X2 — MEGVWPKPGLEPEGMARTNDCGPQEPLAPPYPGHWSEHHRWPGKETWSPSQSPMKHLGVRWPSGDPAGAGSVDCGLGYWPCPRPRTVPGILFQGLETPTTTLPGPHSSGSVRRGGRHIQNSFLGPEKLSGQNMQAWSQPATSSGWGCYGHLPVCPPRASSQGSLEDPRVTADKQEPGCPGGFKMPTQDGPSPCARPAPVTGLTGSLPTLLGPGQGTEPTQTAACPLPHPACLSSLRCLHTRCQEPTVCRGLAPSQGAEPLGMLRAGLVWGWEGCMWVPPLRNLLLVSRGHQESSLPQRGGLKMPF, encoded by the coding sequence ATGGAAGGGGTCTGGCCCAAACCTGGCCTAGAGCCAGAGGGCATGGCCAGGACAAATGACTGCGGGCCCCAGGAGCCGCTTGCCCCTCCCTACCCTGGACACTGGTCAGAGCACCACAGGTGGCCTGGGAAAGAAACGTGGTCCCCTTCCCAAAGCCCCATGAAACATCTTGGGGTGCGGTGGCCAAGCGGGGACCCAGCTGGAGCAGGGAGCGTGGACTGTGGCCTCGGATACTGGCCCTGCCCGAGGCCCAGAACCGTCCCTGGCATCCTATTCCAGGGCCTGGAAACCCCAACCACTACCCTGCCCGGCCCACACTCCTCAGGCTCTGTCCGAAGGGGTGGGAGGCACATTCAGAATTCCTTTCTGGGGCCAGAGAAACTATCTGGACAGAACATGCAGGCCTGGAGCCAGCCGGCCACTTCCTCTGGCTGGGGCTGCTATGGGCACCTGCCCGTTTGCCCACCACGTGCTTCCTCCCAAGGCTCCTTGGAGGACCCGAGAGTGACTGCGGACAAACAGGAGCCGGGCTGCCCAGGCGGGTTCAAGATGCCCACCCAGGACGGTCCCTCTCCATGTGCGAGGCCTGCCCCCGTCACAGGACTGACAGGCTCTCTACCCACCCTGCTGGGCCCAGGCCAGGGGACAGAGCCCACACAGACAGCTGCATGCCCGCTCCCCCACCCAGCGTGTCTCAGCTCACTCCGATGCCTGCACACGCGCTGCCAAGAACCCACTGTGTGCCGGGGCCTCGCTCCCAGCCAGGGTGCAGAGCCCCTGGGGATGCTGCGGGCAGGCcttgtgtgggggtgggaggggtgtaTGTGGGTGCCCCCACTCCGAAACCTGCTTCTAGTGTCAAGGGGACACCAAGAATCATCCCTGCCTCAAAGGGGAGGCCTGAAGATGCCTTTCTAA